TGACCTGGTGTTGAGCCCCCTGTCCGGGGCTGGGGGTCCCCCCCTCATCCAGCAGAACGCCTCTGAGGCGGAGATTTTCTACAACGCCACCGGCTTCCTCAGGTGCGCCAGCCAGCCTCGGGCAGTGAGGCAGTGGGGTGGGGACTGCAGGCAGGTTCATTGTAGGGACTCCGCCTGGCCTGGCCTTCACAGCCTCACACACCGCACGCCCCGCACTGGGGGATGGGCGTGCGAGGGCCCAGGATGGGATGGGACAGGGCCTGGGATGGGGGGTCCCTGGGGGGCTCTGATCCGCCTCGGTCCCCAGGAACCTCAGCTCAGCCTCTCAGGCCACTCGCCAGAAGATGCGGGAGTGCCACGGGCTGGTGGACGCCCTGGTCACCTACATCAACCACGCTTTGGACGTGGGCAAATGCGAGGACAAGGTGAGGGGCGCGGTGCCGGGGCAGGGGGGGCCTGCACCCCGGGCGGCCGCCCTGACCCGCGCCCCTGCCCGCAGAGCGTGGAGAACGCGGTGTGCGTGCTGCGAAACCTGTCCTACCGCCTGTACGACGAGATGCCCCCGTCCGCGCTGCAGCGGCTGGAGGGTCGCGGCCGCAGGGACCTGGCCGGGGCGCCGCCGGGAGAGGTGGTGGGCTGCTTCACGCCGCAGAGCCGGAGGCTGCGCGAGGTGGGCACCAGCCTGGGCGGGGCGTGGGGGTGTGCTGCGACCCCGGCCCCACTGACCCCGCCCCGCTGACCCCGGCCCTGCTCACTCCAGCCCCGCTCACCCCGCCCCGCTGACTCCAGCCCCGCTCACCCCGGCCCCGCTCACCCTGGCCCTGCTCACTCCAGCCCCGCTCACCGCGCCCCACTGACTCCAGCCCCGCTCACCCCGGCCCCGCTCACCCTGGCCCTGCTCTCCCCGCCCCCGCTGACTCCTCCCCGCCCCCGCTGACTCCTCCCCGCCCGGCGCAGCTGCCCCTCGCCGCCGATGCGCTCACCTTCGCGGAGGTGTCCAAGGACCCCAAGGGCCTCGAGTGGCTGTGGAGCCCCCAGATCGTGGGGCTGTACAACCGGCTGCTGCAGCGCTGCGAGCTCAACCGGCACACGACAGAGGCCGCCGCCGGGGCGCTGCAGAACATCACGGCAGGCGACCGCAGGGTGGGGCACCCAACCCAGACCCGAGGGGCTCCCAGGGGTTCATACTGTGGGGGGGAGGGCAgcggagaggggaggggaggaggcaggggacGCAGGGGGCTCGCGGAGCCTCCGAGGTCAGTGTCCCAGTGGGGCAGGCCTTGGGCCCTGGGAGGACTGGAAGTTCTGCCCTGGGTTTGAAGGGAGGCACCTGATCCAGGCTGCGGATGACGTCCCCGACTGGGGGGCAAAGGCGGAAGCAGAGGCCCCCCCTGAGGGTGGCAGGAGGATGCAGCGACACCATTGTCGCAGGACACCTCCAGGTGAGGGTCTGAGGCCTGCGGTCACAGCTcacaccctccctccccacagtgGGCGGGGGTGCTGAGCCGCCTGGCCCTGGAGCAGGAGCGTATCCTGAACCCCCTGCTAGACCGCGTGCGGACCGCGGACCACCACCAGCTGCGCTCACTGACGGGCCTCATCCGAAACCTGTCTCGGAATGCTAGGAACAAGGACGAGATGTGTGAGTCCGGCAGACCCTTGTCCCCGCCCTGCTGGGCCCACACATCAATTTTGTCTTTACATGTGGGCTTCAGGCCACTGGAGTCAGTCCAGCTCCCTGGGGGAGGCAGGGGACCCCAGGCGCCCAGGTGGCCGGGAGTAGGGGTGTAGACTGACCCCCGGCCTCCCGCAGCCACGAAGGTGGTGAGCCACCTGATCGAGAAGCTGCCGGGCAGCGTGGGTGAGAAATCACCCCCAGCCGAGGTGCTGGTCAACATCATAGCTGTGCTCAACAACCTGCTGGTGGCCAGCCCCATGGCCGCCCGAGACCTGCTGTACTTCGACGGGCTCCGAAAGCTCATCTTCATCAAGAAGAAGCGGGACAGGTAGGGGCCCACCCAGGCATTCAGCAGTCTGGCCAGGGGTCCTCCCAGCCCACCCTGCTTTCTGGCTGTGTGTCCCCTCCTGACTCCCCTCCACCCTCAGCCCCGACAGTGAGAAGTCCTCCCGGGCAGCGTCCAGCCTCCTGGCCAACCTGTGGCAGTACAACAAGCTCCACCGTGACTTCCGGGCGGTACGTCTCCCGAGCCCAGAGCAAGCAGGGACCCGGGTGCAGGGCATGGGATGCCGGGGGAGGGTCACGGAAACCCATGTGGAGCAGACAGTGAAGAGGCCAATGGGAGAATGGAGACCAGGGACCCAGAGAGGAAGGGTCCGGGCCACACCCCGCACACTGCAGGAGGGACAGAGGGCAGAGGGCTGCACGGGCAGACATGCACCCTGACCTTGGGCCTCTCTCCACTGTAGAAGGGCTACCGGAAGGAGGACTTCCTGGGCCCATAGGTGAGGCCtcctggaggaggagaaggtgaCGTGGCCCAGCATCCGAGGGACAGACTCAGCTCCGGGCTGCTGGGCAGCCCAGCCTGGAGGAGAAGGCTGATGACCGAGGGGCCCCTCGCTAGGACCCCTGTGTGCACCTTTGAGAGTCCTGGGCCACCAGGAGGGGCAGGGGCTTATAGCTGGGGACTTGGCTTCcgcagggcaggggtggggcagggctcGAGGCTGCTCTGGGGTATGGGGTGGTGATCCAGTCACATTGGCAGAGGTGGGGCTGGCCGTAGCCTGGCAGTATCTTGGGATAGCCAGCACTGGGAATAAAGATGGCCATGAACAGTCACTGCCCTGTGTCCTTCCATGGCTGGTCCAACCCTGTGGCTGGCAGCATGATCTTGGGACTTGAGGTGTCCCCAGGCACCCCCCTGCCCCTGAGGACACCCACCCCCTGGGCTCACACAGAAGCCTCCCAAGGTCAGAGGATACAGGACACGGAGAGCCCAGCAGAGGGACAGCTGACACCTCAGGGTCGAGAGGGGACAGGGTGGACAGCAGGTGCACCACAGACACAGATGGAGCAGAGCTGGGGGCCTCAAGAGCAGAGGGTGACCGGAGTGGGAAGAGGGGGGCTGCCTCGTGGGCTATACTCATTCGGTAAAAGAACCCAACTCCCTCTCCGCCCACCTTGGGCCCGGAGTTGCCTGGACCAGGGGCTCTCACACTGGCTGCCTGAGGTTTGGGGGCGAGTAGGCTCTCGGACACCTCCATCCATCTCACCCAGTGCCAGGCCATTTATCTGTGAAATCACTGtgggtatttttaaaacagaaatcttcTGTGAAGCTCAGAACTTGAGGTCTCTAAGGGGCCTGCTCCATCCAGAATCTGCCTGCATGGGAAGGGTCTAGGAACAGTCACGTCACCAGGCAGGGAGGCCCAAGGAGGCTACTGTAAGCACGGGACATGCCTGAGCTGGCTTAGGAAGGGGGATGGAGAGAGGGCAAATTTGGTGATTTGTGGGGTGGGGATGAGAGAGGGAGGGGTGGAGGGCTGAGAGAGCCACAGAGGGAAGCCGAACTGAAACCTTCTGCCACATGGGAGGAGACTGAGGTCCAGGCAGAATCCAAAAGGACTTTATTTTCTGGCACTGGGAGGCACCCCTGAGGCCACAGCCTTTTCCCCAGGGTCCCAGGGCTGCTGGCAGGGGTTGTGGTCCTGCTGAGCAGAGGAGCGatcccccagccctggcccccgCTGTCCCTGTGATCCTGCACTCTGGGGTGGGAGCTACATATCATCCTTGGACACCAGGCAGTAGAAGTCTGTGCGGGCACTGTAGTTTCGCGAGCCGAGGTCCGAGACGTCCACTTCACTGCTCCGGCCCTCTCCCAGCGAGACCCCACTCGTGTGCAGTGGAGCTGATGGCTCTCCAAAGACAGGCCCTCGGACACCTGGGATGGGGAAACTGATATGCCTAAGGTGGCCACCCACAGCCTTGGCCCAGACCCACTGCCAGGGGCTGCCCCTGCTCGCCCCCTGCTGTGATGGCCTGTGAGGCCCAGGAAGTTCCCAGGCAGACCGAGGGCCAAGCACCTCCCGGGCAGAGAGGCCGTGCAGGGGCCCTCGGTGCCAGGAACAGTCCTCACCACCTGGGGCCCCCTCCAGGCCCTCTGCCCTGTGCCTCTCCCCACTCCGCCCTGTGCTGAGCTTCTCCAGTCGGAGAGTGGGGCTGGGCGGGCATACCCAGGTCTCCCTCAGGGTCCGGGTCCACCTCTGAGTCCAGGGCCCGGCCCTCCGGGACTCGGCCTCGAAGAATCAGCATGGGGTCCTTGTCGTCCTGGAGCTGCGTCTGGGGGTCTCCTTCCACGGGCCTGTAATGCACCTTCCGCGGCAGCGCCAGCTGTAGTTCTTTCCAAAAATCGGAGGAAGGAGTCTGGGGGCCAGGTTGGGGCGGTTTGCAGGTGTGAACACTTTGGAAGCCCCTGGCGTTCTGGCCCCCAAGGGCACACCTGTGGCTGCCCGTGGGTTCCACGTCCTGCAACAGCTATTCCGCGGCTCCGGGGCCCTCAAGGGCCGCTCCCCGCATCGGGGTCCCAGGCAGCGGAACCTCCCCCCAGGGCCCATTCAGAAAGTGTGGTGCCGCAGAGCTCCCCACGGAGGGGTCCCCGCCTGGAGCCCGGGCACCGCCCATCTCCAAACCGCCGCTCGCCCCGGCCCCCCCACGCCTGCTCCGCACCACGGAGCCAGGCCTCCAGAGCAGCAAGGTCACCAGGTGGCGGTGCTGGCGCAGCAGGCGGAGCGCCGGGTGCGCGGGGTCGCGCCTCTGGCCCTCGAAGGTGATGAAGATGGGTCTGCGGGTGAGCTCCAGCAGCCGGCACAGGCCCTCCCTGCGGGGCGGGACCGTCAGGGGGGTGGGTGCTAAGCTGGGTCCCACCCAACCCCGCGCGGGACCCACCGGAAGCTGTGGCTGCACCAGGCCCGGCTCAGGAAGGCGTCCGAAAGCACCACGATGAGGCGGCGGCAGCGGCTCAGGTTCACCAGGAGGTCGGCGGAGGGCTCTGCGGGAGGGCGGGCGTCGGAGGTCCGGGTCGGGGGCGGGGCCCTGATCGGTGGGGCGGAGCTCATGGTGGAGGCGGGGCTCCTGGTGGGCGGGGAATGGGGCGGGGCTCCAGGTGCGATGGGGTGGGCGGGGCCTCTGGGGGCGGGGCCCGATTGTGGGGGCGGGACCTCGGGGCAGGGCCCAGTGGGGCGGGCCCTCCGGGTGGGCAGGGCCCGGGATACCAGCGCGCGGCAGGAGGTCGCGGTCGTCCAGGAAGAGCTTGTAGCCCCGACGCCGCTCCAGCTGCGGCTTCAGGATGAAGTTCACGAACTTGCGGTCCTCTGGGCAGTCGCTGTAGGAGACGTAGGCGTCGTAGAGCTTCCCGTCTGCGGATGGCGGCCAGTCATCCCGGTGGCTCCTGAGGCGTTACTCCAGCCCTCGGGGTCCCCAACACCCCTAACCATCTCCCACGAGCACAGAGGCAGACCCGCCCCGGACTTTAACCCCAGCCGGGCCGCACAGAGCCCCCTGGGGCTAACTCCTCCCCGCCCCACGCTTCCAAAGCTGAGCTCAGCAGCACAATCTCAGGGAGGCCGTGGCGACCCCACCTCTCGTCCACGCGGGCCCCACGCACCGTTCATCTCCACCTCCCCATACGCGTCCTGGTACCAGAGCAGCACGTTGAGACGGCACTTGACATAGAGCAGGGCAGCCAGCAGCAGGGCCAGCAGGACCAGGAGGGAGGCCAGCACCGCAGCCACGTGGCTTGTAGGGCCTGCCGATGGGCTGCCTTAGCCGCTGCCCCTCCAGCAGCCCCCAAGCCTCAAGGTCCCTGGGCCTCACTAGGTCTAGGTcccctcctaccctccacctgGGGAACCCCCATCACCAGCTCTCTGAAGAGTGAAGGAGGAGGAGCTGACGTTCTGGATGGAGCAGGCAAAGGCCCCGTAGACCTCAGCGCTGGTCACATTGACCCCCAGGACGCTGGACACAAGCACCTCTGACAAGTTGGCCTTGTCCCTGGGGATACCAAGCCAGGGTCAGGGTTGGCCGTGGATACCAGTGGACACCCCAGAACGCTACCTGTCTGGGTTCACCCAGGGAGGCTGCAGAATTGGGCCTCCTGGGTGGTTCTTGGGCCTTAAGCCAAGAGAAGTGACCTGAACCTGGAGGGGGTGCAGATTTGTTTCAGAACAGCCGTCCCAGTCCTGGGTCTGGGGCCTGGAGGTCCTCTGATCACAGGCTTGGCCAGATGGTCAGCGTTCATTCAGGCCCTAGACTTTGCTGACACCCATAGCCCTGGGCAGTTACAAAGTATGTGTCTACAGGGGCCATGCGGACCCGAGGGTCTGTCCCTGACATCACTGACCCTCTGTCTGGGTCCACAGAGGCACTCTGCTCATGTCATGTCTGGCCAGGTGGTTACAGACCCAGGCATTGGTCAGGGAGACCACTGCCCTTGGCATGTCTGAGAGGTCACTCTGACCCTGGATAACCAGGTCTCTTACCAGGAGTACTCGTGGAGGCTGTAGTGGCCCCCATTTCCCAATGGAAGCCCATCTTTCAGCCACTGGACTGAAGGCAGGGAGCAGTGGGGCCCAGAGACTACCCAAGCCGTGCAGTTCAGAGCCACTGAGCTGCCCAAGGCAGGCCTCAGCACCTGGTCTTCAGACGGGGAGAGGAAGTCAGGGGCCCTATCACAGACACCTGAAGAGAGAGGATACAGTGGGTCAGCTGTGCCAGGGTGCCTGGCCCTGCCACGTCCACAGTGGTCCGTGGTGCAGGAAGAAATAAGGCCTCTGTGTGGCTTGGCAGTCACACCATGTCGGCCCATGAGTCCCATGAGGACAGGCTTAGCACTTGGCACGTCTTCCCCCAGCAGTGGTCAGGCTCTGTGTGTTCCACCCACCCTGTGCTGAGGGGGCAGAGAGCAGTGGCCAGTCACAGTTGAGCTGCCTCAGGCCCACACTCAAGCCCCATCTGGCTGCTTGTCCACCCAGGACATGAGTCCAGCCCC
Above is a genomic segment from Chlorocebus sabaeus isolate Y175 chromosome 1, mChlSab1.0.hap1, whole genome shotgun sequence containing:
- the SIGIRR gene encoding single Ig IL-1-related receptor isoform X2, yielding MVTPRPVHRAAAQPGLRRWRLTAGPMLEALLPLPAGVPWALLCLLPDLQCGENLLEGLPRAHFKEGLVPGSVGEGMLSRPALYDPEPKVHHHPRLSAGTQEGPSRAETQAADCKDREESCPALGSVCSAKEPGGAGGDPGVQPAPRRPWLSTMPGVCDRAPDFLSPSEDQVLRPALGSSVALNCTAWVVSGPHCSLPSVQWLKDGLPLGNGGHYSLHEYSWPYKPRGCGAGLPPGPAGPAAGCPALCQVPSQRAALVPGRVWGGGDERCVGPAWTRDGKLYDAYVSYSDCPEDRKFVNFILKPQLERRRGYKLFLDDRDLLPRAEPSADLLVNLSRCRRLIVVLSDAFLSRAWCSHSFREGLCRLLELTRRPIFITFEGQRRDPAHPALRLLRQHRHLVTLLLWRPGSVTPSSDFWKELQLALPRKVHYRPVEGDPQTQLQDDKDPMLILRGRVPEGRALDSEVDPDPEGDLGVRGPVFGEPSAPLHTSGVSLGEGRSSEVDVSDLGSRNYSARTDFYCLVSKDDM
- the SIGIRR gene encoding single Ig IL-1-related receptor isoform X1 is translated as MVTPRPVHRAAAQPGLRRWRLTAGPMLEALLPLPAGVPWALLCLLPDLQCGENLLEGLPRAHFKEGLVPGSVGEGMLSRPALYDPEPKVHHHPRLSAGTQEGPSRAETQAADCKDREESCPALGSVCSAKEPGGAGGDPGVQPAPRRPWLSTMPGVCDRAPDFLSPSEDQVLRPALGSSVALNCTAWVVSGPHCSLPSVQWLKDGLPLGNGGHYSLHEYSWDKANLSEVLVSSVLGVNVTSAEVYGAFACSIQNVSSSSFTLQRAGPTSHVAAVLASLLVLLALLLAALLYVKCRLNVLLWYQDAYGEVEMNDGKLYDAYVSYSDCPEDRKFVNFILKPQLERRRGYKLFLDDRDLLPRAEPSADLLVNLSRCRRLIVVLSDAFLSRAWCSHSFREGLCRLLELTRRPIFITFEGQRRDPAHPALRLLRQHRHLVTLLLWRPGSVTPSSDFWKELQLALPRKVHYRPVEGDPQTQLQDDKDPMLILRGRVPEGRALDSEVDPDPEGDLGVRGPVFGEPSAPLHTSGVSLGEGRSSEVDVSDLGSRNYSARTDFYCLVSKDDM